One Bacillota bacterium DNA window includes the following coding sequences:
- a CDS encoding helix-turn-helix domain-containing protein, translating into MADIEVIRHLYFRQGWKVRRIARELHVSRQTVRKAIRSAEVPTYHLTAPRPKPV; encoded by the coding sequence ATGGCCGACATTGAGGTTATCAGACATCTGTACTTTCGGCAAGGCTGGAAGGTGAGGCGGATCGCGCGGGAGCTTCACGTGAGCCGGCAGACGGTGCGCAAGGCGATTCGGAGCGCGGAGGTGCCGACCTACCACTTGACGGCACCGAGGCCGAAGCCAGT